The DNA region GCCCttcctcatcatcatcttctgCTACAGCCTCATCGCGCGGCGCCTGACCGCCCGCTCCAGCCTCTATGGCAGCAGCTCGTCCAGCAAAGCTCGCCGCTGCAGCCGCCGGCGCTCGGTGCACCTGGTCACCATGGTGACACTGACCTTCCTGCTGTGCTTTCTGCCGTACCACGTGATCCGGTCCCTGCACCTGCACGCCGTGTGCGGCGGCTGGGGCTGTGAGGTAACGGTGGCACTGCAGCGAGCGGTGGTGGTGACGCTGTGTCTGGCTGCGTCCAACAGCGTGGTCAACCCGCTGCTGTACTACTACTCAACCAGGACGTTCAGGGACAACATGAGGGACGCACAGTCCTCCCTGCTGTCCAGCAGGAAGTCGTCCATCCGGCCGCTGGCTCTGATCAGGAGGAACACC from Plectropomus leopardus isolate mb unplaced genomic scaffold, YSFRI_Pleo_2.0 unplaced_scaffold16197, whole genome shotgun sequence includes:
- the LOC121964588 gene encoding cysteinyl leukotriene receptor 1-like; amino-acid sequence: ILFLTLLSVLRWLAVAQPLRHRALATPTRTLFVCVGVWLFVGVSSAPFLTNGVTSRAGFPRCFEPSSPSSWGRVLILNYLALALGFLLPFLIIIFCYSLIARRLTARSSLYGSSSSSKARRCSRRRSVHLVTMVTLTFLLCFLPYHVIRSLHLHAVCGGWGCEVTVALQRAVVVTLCLAASNSVVNPLLYYYSTRTFRDNMRDAQSSLLSSRKSSIRPLALIRRNTT